One genomic window of Actinoalloteichus hoggarensis includes the following:
- a CDS encoding ABC transporter permease yields MTRVRHVRRSAVPIALGAAFILATVLLAATGADPLRAYQALVVGAFGPDGFPGTLAYLVPVLGMAIALAIPLRAGMVNLGGEGQLVLGAITAVIIGLHSPLPAGFTVLLAVAGGVLAGASYAALAALCETSLGVPLLVSSLLLSYPAMSLASYLVRFPLADPGSSLPQSRRLPEGVALPGIGLGEVTVGLFAVLAVVVVFLVVDARTPAGYEVRMTGAGPRFAAYAGIDRPALTLRLLAASGGMAGLVGAIMVLGFPFRFIDGALISPQYTWIGLMAALLAGASPVGTALAAFFFAALTNGGFDMERVTQTPRELTAILQAVIIVFLASSTGLLRRRGGTR; encoded by the coding sequence GTGACCCGGGTGCGGCACGTCCGCCGAAGCGCGGTGCCGATCGCGCTCGGTGCGGCGTTCATCCTGGCCACGGTGCTGCTGGCCGCCACAGGGGCCGACCCGCTGCGGGCCTACCAGGCGTTGGTCGTGGGCGCGTTCGGACCCGACGGTTTTCCCGGGACGCTGGCGTATCTGGTGCCGGTGCTGGGCATGGCGATCGCCCTGGCGATCCCGCTGCGGGCCGGAATGGTGAACCTGGGCGGCGAGGGTCAGCTCGTCCTCGGCGCGATCACGGCGGTGATCATCGGCCTGCACAGTCCACTGCCCGCCGGGTTCACGGTGCTGCTCGCGGTGGCGGGCGGGGTGCTGGCAGGTGCGTCGTACGCGGCGCTCGCCGCGTTGTGCGAGACGTCGCTGGGCGTGCCGTTGCTGGTCAGCTCGCTGTTGTTGAGCTATCCCGCGATGTCGCTGGCCTCCTACCTGGTGCGCTTCCCGCTCGCCGATCCCGGTTCCAGCCTCCCGCAGAGCAGGCGGCTTCCCGAGGGGGTGGCGCTGCCGGGCATCGGGCTCGGGGAGGTCACCGTCGGCCTGTTCGCCGTCCTCGCCGTCGTGGTGGTGTTCCTCGTCGTCGACGCGCGGACACCCGCCGGATACGAGGTGCGCATGACCGGGGCCGGGCCCCGGTTCGCCGCCTACGCGGGCATCGACCGGCCCGCGCTGACCCTCCGGCTGCTGGCCGCCTCCGGCGGCATGGCAGGCCTGGTGGGCGCGATCATGGTGCTGGGCTTCCCGTTCCGCTTCATCGACGGCGCGTTGATCTCTCCGCAGTACACCTGGATCGGCCTGATGGCCGCGCTGCTGGCGGGGGCGAGCCCGGTGGGCACCGCCCTGGCCGCGTTCTTCTTCGCCGCGCTGACCAACGGCGGTTTCGACATGGAGCGGGTCACGCAGACGCCGCGGGAGCTGACGGCGATCCTGCAAGCGGTGATCATCGTGTTCCTCGCGTCGTCCACCGGTCTGCTGCGCCGCCGGGGAGGGACCCGATGA
- a CDS encoding ABC transporter ATP-binding protein: protein MRDGEQPSGAEQPEPTGVPATTIDAAGGRPPAVVLRGITRRFPGVVANDGVDLRVEQGEIHALMGENGAGKSTLMSVLYGALRPDAGEIELFGRRVEPAGPAGAIAEGVGMVHQHFMLFPGLSVTENVVYGQEPVRRGLVDRTAARARVVELIDRFRLGLDPDARVRDLPLGVRQRVEILKLLYRDARVLILDEPTAVLTPDEVDRLFTVLRGLAAQGRSVILVTHKLGEVLAVSRTVTVLRDGRVAQVIPTAEATAARLASAMTGRDVELDVVHPPGSPGRTVLEVRELTVARRGGRPLVEGASFSVRAGEIVGIAGVAGNGQSELIEAIVGLRAASSGRVLLLDADVTRLRIAARRRAGLAYLPEDRGAVGSAPGASLAENLAAGHHRGSLRSRGGFLRPAALHAHAKRIVERFGVRAGDTRSPIRALSGGNQQKALLGREITREAPLLIVEQPTRGVDIAAVQAVHAELIACRDAGHAVLLVSAELSEIRGLSDRVLVCYEGRLVAELSRDEATEDRLGLAMAGDS from the coding sequence GTGAGGGACGGCGAGCAGCCGAGCGGGGCCGAGCAGCCCGAGCCGACCGGCGTCCCCGCCACGACCATCGACGCCGCGGGCGGACGGCCGCCCGCGGTCGTGCTGCGCGGGATCACCCGCCGGTTCCCCGGCGTGGTGGCCAACGACGGCGTGGACCTGCGCGTCGAACAGGGTGAGATCCACGCGCTGATGGGCGAGAACGGGGCGGGCAAGTCCACTTTGATGTCCGTCCTCTACGGCGCGCTGCGCCCGGACGCGGGCGAGATCGAGCTGTTCGGCAGGCGCGTCGAGCCGGCCGGGCCCGCCGGGGCGATCGCCGAGGGGGTCGGCATGGTGCACCAGCACTTCATGCTCTTCCCCGGCCTCTCGGTCACCGAGAACGTCGTCTACGGCCAGGAGCCCGTCCGACGCGGACTCGTGGACCGCACCGCCGCACGGGCCAGGGTCGTCGAGCTGATCGACCGATTCCGCCTCGGCCTCGATCCCGACGCCCGCGTGCGTGACCTGCCGTTGGGCGTGCGCCAGCGGGTGGAGATCCTCAAGCTGCTGTACCGGGACGCCCGAGTGCTGATCCTCGACGAGCCGACGGCGGTCCTCACTCCCGACGAGGTGGACCGGCTCTTCACAGTGCTGCGAGGTCTGGCCGCGCAGGGCCGCAGCGTCATCCTGGTGACGCACAAGCTGGGCGAGGTGCTGGCCGTGAGCCGGACCGTGACGGTGCTGCGCGACGGTCGGGTGGCGCAGGTGATCCCCACCGCCGAGGCGACCGCGGCGCGGCTGGCCTCGGCGATGACCGGCCGCGACGTCGAGTTGGACGTCGTGCATCCCCCGGGCTCCCCCGGCCGGACGGTGCTGGAGGTGCGGGAGCTGACGGTGGCCCGCCGCGGCGGCCGACCGCTGGTGGAAGGGGCCTCGTTCTCCGTGCGGGCGGGCGAGATCGTCGGCATCGCCGGAGTGGCGGGCAACGGTCAGAGCGAGCTGATCGAGGCGATCGTCGGGCTGCGGGCCGCCTCGAGCGGCCGGGTCCTGCTGCTCGACGCCGACGTCACGCGGCTGCGGATCGCGGCTCGCAGGCGCGCGGGACTGGCCTATCTGCCGGAGGACCGGGGCGCGGTGGGCTCAGCGCCCGGCGCGTCGCTGGCCGAGAACCTCGCGGCGGGTCACCACCGGGGCAGCCTGCGATCGCGCGGCGGGTTCCTGCGGCCTGCCGCCCTGCACGCCCACGCCAAGCGGATCGTCGAGCGCTTCGGAGTGCGGGCGGGCGACACGCGGTCGCCCATCCGCGCGCTGTCCGGCGGCAACCAGCAGAAGGCGCTGCTGGGCCGCGAGATCACCAGGGAGGCTCCGCTGCTGATCGTCGAGCAGCCCACGCGGGGAGTGGACATCGCCGCCGTGCAGGCCGTCCACGCGGAGCTGATCGCCTGCCGCGACGCCGGACACGCGGTGCTGCTCGTCTCGGCCGAGCTGAGCGAGATCCGGGGACTGTCCGACCGTGTCCTGGTGTGTTACGAGGGCAGGCTGGTGGCGGAGCTGTCGCGCGACGAGGCGACGGAGGACCGGCTCGGACTGGCGATGGCGGGTGACTCGTGA
- a CDS encoding BMP family ABC transporter substrate-binding protein, whose amino-acid sequence MPRSLRYAAVLSLTAVAAMSCNASSNEAEGDGTGGPSFVLITPNPIGVNDFLRLSVEGVERAAEQHGGTSDVYESSDPASIQQNMAAAVREAPDVIVAVGFNFADVLAQEAERNPEQQFLFIDSCTEQSLPNVTCATFREHEASYLAGAQAGLLTETDHVGAVVVLDSPQFHRFSDPFGEGAAQTNPDVEFTQLFIGGQNPFNDPARAKELAGTLAGEGVDHVMGAASAAGNLGVFEAAEEGGFFAFGVDSNQCPASPGQVVDNVVKRTDVVIADGIDAILGGAPGDDRSYGLAEDGLSLSGLLDDTSESQCTIAEHPEVIEEIAALRDQIVAGEITVADPAGS is encoded by the coding sequence ATGCCGCGCTCCCTCCGCTACGCCGCTGTGCTCTCGCTCACCGCCGTGGCCGCCATGAGCTGCAACGCCTCGTCGAACGAGGCCGAGGGCGACGGGACTGGCGGGCCGTCCTTCGTACTGATCACGCCCAACCCGATCGGCGTCAACGACTTCCTCCGACTCTCCGTGGAAGGCGTCGAGCGAGCCGCCGAACAGCACGGCGGCACCTCCGACGTCTACGAGAGCAGCGACCCCGCCTCGATCCAGCAGAACATGGCCGCCGCCGTGCGCGAGGCGCCCGACGTGATCGTCGCCGTCGGCTTCAACTTCGCCGACGTCCTCGCACAGGAGGCCGAGCGCAACCCCGAGCAGCAGTTCCTCTTCATCGACTCCTGCACGGAGCAGAGCCTCCCGAACGTCACCTGCGCCACCTTCCGCGAACACGAGGCCAGTTACCTCGCGGGCGCCCAGGCCGGTCTGCTGACGGAGACCGACCACGTCGGGGCCGTGGTCGTGCTCGACTCGCCACAGTTCCACCGGTTCTCCGACCCCTTCGGCGAGGGCGCCGCCCAGACCAACCCCGACGTGGAGTTCACCCAGCTCTTCATCGGTGGGCAGAACCCGTTCAACGATCCAGCCCGCGCCAAGGAGCTGGCGGGCACGCTGGCGGGTGAAGGCGTCGACCACGTGATGGGCGCGGCCTCGGCCGCGGGCAACCTCGGCGTCTTCGAGGCCGCCGAGGAGGGCGGCTTCTTCGCCTTCGGCGTCGACTCCAACCAGTGTCCGGCCAGCCCCGGACAGGTGGTGGACAACGTCGTCAAGCGCACCGACGTGGTCATCGCCGACGGCATCGACGCGATCCTGGGCGGCGCGCCCGGCGACGACCGCTCCTACGGCCTCGCCGAGGACGGACTGTCGTTGAGCGGCCTGCTCGACGACACGAGCGAGTCGCAGTGCACCATCGCCGAGCACCCCGAGGTCATCGAGGAGATCGCCGCCCTGCGCGATCAGATCGTCGCGGGCGAGATCACCGTCGCCGACCCGGCAGGTTCGTGA